The following coding sequences lie in one Acidobacteriota bacterium genomic window:
- a CDS encoding FeoA family protein translates to MTLIDAPKGKTLKIVNIDGGDGVRRKLMALGFHKDDLVELNSQAILRGPVIVRNLTSDARVALGRGVAQKILVAIADEPA, encoded by the coding sequence ATGACTCTGATAGATGCCCCCAAGGGCAAAACTCTGAAAATCGTCAATATCGACGGCGGGGACGGCGTCCGCCGCAAACTCATGGCGCTCGGCTTCCACAAGGATGATCTCGTCGAGCTGAATTCCCAGGCCATCCTGCGCGGTCCCGTCATCGTCAGGAATCTGACCTCGGACGCCCGTGTCGCTCTCGGCCGGGGAGTGGCTCAGAAGATCCTGGTGGCGATCGCCGATGAGCCGGCCTGA